One window of Nostoc sp. C052 genomic DNA carries:
- a CDS encoding alpha/beta fold hydrolase, with the protein MSEKINHQRRRFLGTAAMTIATTQLAIFGSAIAQSSKTKPAVLSILKSGTNTSFGSLRQIDAGVLNVGYAEVGPANGRPVILLHGWPYDIHSYVDVAPLLASAGYRAIVPYLRGYGTTRFLSSETFRNGQQSAIAVDIIALMDALKIERAILAGYDWGARTANIIAALWPERCKALVSVSGYLIGSPEANKTPLPPQAELQWWYQFYFATERGRVGYEKYWHNFNKLIWKLASPQWHFDDATFERSAAAFNNPDHVGIVIHNYRWRLGLAEGESKYDDLEKRLAAAPAIAIPTITLEGDANGAPHPDSSTYARKFSGKYAHRIVKGGVGHNLPQEAPREFAKAIVEVDGF; encoded by the coding sequence CTGCGGCTATGACCATTGCTACTACACAGCTAGCCATATTCGGTTCTGCGATCGCACAATCAAGCAAAACAAAACCAGCAGTTCTGTCCATACTGAAGTCGGGGACAAACACCTCGTTCGGCTCACTGAGGCAGATCGATGCTGGTGTTCTAAATGTCGGATACGCTGAGGTTGGCCCCGCCAATGGTCGTCCGGTAATCCTCCTGCATGGATGGCCCTACGACATTCACAGCTATGTCGATGTCGCTCCTTTGTTGGCGTCGGCGGGGTACAGGGCGATTGTTCCATATCTGCGCGGCTATGGCACGACGCGCTTTCTTTCGAGCGAGACGTTCCGCAATGGGCAACAGTCGGCGATCGCTGTCGATATTATCGCGTTGATGGATGCGCTCAAGATCGAGAGGGCGATCCTCGCTGGTTATGATTGGGGCGCGCGAACAGCCAACATCATCGCGGCACTCTGGCCGGAGCGCTGCAAGGCGCTCGTCTCCGTGAGTGGTTATTTGATCGGCAGCCCTGAAGCCAACAAGACACCGCTACCGCCGCAGGCCGAACTCCAATGGTGGTATCAATTTTATTTCGCGACGGAGCGGGGGCGCGTCGGCTACGAAAAATACTGGCATAACTTTAACAAGCTCATCTGGAAACTTGCTTCGCCGCAATGGCACTTCGATGACGCGACGTTTGAGCGTAGCGCGGCTGCTTTCAATAACCCGGATCATGTCGGTATCGTCATCCATAACTATCGCTGGCGGCTCGGTCTGGCTGAAGGCGAGTCGAAGTATGACGATCTTGAGAAGCGACTCGCCGCAGCCCCTGCGATCGCCATACCCACCATCACTCTCGAAGGTGATGCCAACGGTGCGCCACACCCCGACAGCAGCACCTACGCAAGGAAATTCTCCGGCAAATACGCACACCGGATCGTCAAGGGCGGGGTCGGGCACAACCTGCCGCAAGAAGCGCCGCGGGAGTTTGCAAAGGCCATCGTCGAAGTTGACGGTTTTTGA